TCGACCTGGGTGCAGAAGGTCGGCGCGGCGATCACCGGCGGCGGGAGCTGGCGAGGAGGCGCGGCTTGACCGATCCTCGAACGAACATCGACTGGGACGCGCTCGTTCGCGCGGCCCTCGACGTGCAGACGCGCGCGCACGCGCCGTACTCGGCCTACCAGGTCGGGGCCGCGCTGCTCACGGCCTCGGGCAAGGTCTTCGCCGGCTGCAACGTGGAGAACGCGTCGTACGGTCTCTCGATCTGCGCGGAGCGATCGGCCATCGTGCAGATGGTCGCGGCGGGCGAGCGGGATCCGGTGGCGCTCGCGGTCGTGACGCCGGGGACGTCGAAGCTCGGGCCGGGCGCCACGAGCCCGCCGATCGGCGCGCCGTGCGGGATGTGCCGGCAGACGCTCGCGGAGTTCGCCGACGACCTGCCCATCCGGATGTCGGTCGCGGGGGATCCGAGCCTCACGCGCACGACGTCGCTCGCAGCGCTCCTGCCGGAGGCGTTCCGCGCGCGTTCGGGCTGAGCGACGATCGCCGCTCAGTCCGCGTCGATCGTCCGCGACTCGACCTCCTGGATCTTCGCGACGGCTTGCATCAACGACTCGCGCGCGCGCTCGAGCGCGAGCTTGTCCTCGTCCCAGCGCGAGCGGACACGCGAGAGGCGCGACGCGGCGTTGACCGCGTCGGCCACGAGCGTCTCCTTCTCCGCGGCGAGCGCGGCGCGCTCCTCCTCGCGCTTCTTCAGGTCCTCCTCGAGCCGCGCGACGTCGGCGCCGAGCGCGGCGATCCGCGCCTCGAGCGCTGCGGCGGCCGCCCGCGACGCCGTCTCTTGATCGGCGAGCGCGCGCTTGCGGACCTCGCGCTCCTCTTCGAGCTCCGCGGCGTGCGCGGCCGCGTGCTCCTCGCGCAGCTTCGCCACCTCGGCCGCGTGCTGCTCGTGTAGCTTCGCCACCTCGGCCGCGTGCTCCTCGCGCAGCTTCGTCATCTCGGCGCCGAGCTCCTCGCGCGCCTTGCCGAGCTCCGCGCCCTGCTCCGCGCTGAGCTCGCCGATCTCGGCCGCGTGCTCGTCACGCAGCTTCGCGATCGCCGCCGCGTGCTCCTCGCCGAGCCTCGTGATCTCGGCGGCGTGCTCCTTCCCGAGCCGCTCGACCTCGCTCGCGCGCGTGCGGGTCTCCGCGTCGGTGATGGCTTGCGCGAGTGTCTCGCTCGACGTCCGGAGCTGCTCCTCTCGCATGGCGATCGCGGCCTCTCGGTCGAGGCGCGCGGCGGCGAGCTCCGACTCGCGGATCGCGAGCTTCTCCTCGACCCGCTCGAGGAGCATCTGGAAGTTGAGCACGCGTTGCTCGAGGGCCTCGCGATCGCCGCGCAGCTTGTTCAGCTCGGCCTCGACCTGCTCGCGCGCGGTTTCGAACTCGATCATGCGATCGAGCTGATCGGCCTTCTCGCGCTCCAGGACGAGCGCCTGGTCCCGCAGATCGATGAGCTCCTTGTCCTTCTGCGAGAGCTGCTCGCGCAGGGCCAGGATCTCCTTGTCCTTCTTGTTCAGGGCCTCGCGCAGGTCGAGGAACTCGCGGCTCGACACGCCGCCGAGGCGGGCGGTGGCGGTGAGCGCCGCCGTGCCGGTCAGGTTGCCGCCGCCCTGCATGGCTGCCGTCGCGGCGATCGCCGCGGAGAGCTTCGCCTTGAGCTCCTCGGCCTCGCGCTTGAGCTTGGCCACGTCGGCCGAGCCCGCGCTCGCCTTGGCGAGGTCGGCTTCGAGCCGCGCGACGTCGGCCCGCGACGCCTGGAGCTCGTCTGCGAGGCGCGTGCCCTCGTCGCGGCTGCGCGCGAGCTCGTCCCGGAGCGTCGCGAGCTCGTGCTGGGCCCCCGTGACATCAACCTCGACGCGCGCCGAGCCAGCTTGCGCTCGCGTGAGCTCGTCCTTCGCCTGCGTGAGCTCGCCCTTCGCCTGCGTGAGCTCACCCTTCGCCTGCGTGAGCTCACCCTTCGCCTGCGTGAGCTCGTCCTTCGCCTGCGTGAGCTCGTCCTTGCTCCGCGTGAGCTCATCCTTCGCCTGCGTGAGCTCACCCTTCGCCTGCGTGAGCTCACCCTTCGCCTGCGTGAGCTCGTCCTTGTTCCGCGTGAGCTCGTCCTTCGCCTGCGTGAGCTCGTCCTTGCTCCGCGTGAGCTCGTCCTTCGCCTGCGTGAGCTCGTCCTTGTTCCGCGTGAGCTCGTCCTTGCTCCGCGCGAGCTCGGCGCGGAGGCGCTCGAGCTCGGCCGCGTCCGCTGCTTGCGGGGCCGGCGGGCGCTCGCTCACGCGGAACGTCGCGGCGGGCGGAGGCACGGAGCGCGTGGTCGCAGGCGCGCCCGCCGCCGGGGTCGGACGCGGAGGCAACGCGGCGGTGCTCCCGGTGGGACGAGGCGGCGCAGCGGGAGGCGGCGCAGCCGCGGCCGGCGCAGGAGGCGCAGGAGGCGCAGGCGGCGCGGCGACAGGCGCAGGTGGAGGCGGCGCAGGCGGCGCGACCGCAGGCGCAGGCGGCGCAGGCGGGATGACCGGCAACACTTGCGCGCGTGTCTTCTCCTCGTCGTCGTCGACCATCATGCGATCGAAGGCGCCGCCGAGGAAGTCGTCGATCTCGCGCTCGGCTCCGCCCTCCGGGGGTGCGGCGGCCTCCTCCGCGTCCTCCGAGACGTCCTCGACCTCGTCCTCGTCGATGACCTCCGCGTCGTCGATGACGATCGCGTCCGGCTCGATCGTCGCGTCGATCGGCACGAGGGCCCGGATGTGCCCGAGCAGCTCGCCAAACGCGATCGGCTTGTGCACGTAGTCTTCGGCCCGCGTGCGCAGCTTCCTGTGCTGCTCGAACGTCTCGTCGGTCGACTCGCTCGACATGATGACGAGCGGCACGTCCTTGAGCAGCGGATCCTTCTTCAGCTTGTTGCACACCGAGAAGCCGTTCATGCGCGGCAGCTCGATGGACAGAAGGATCAGGTCCGGTCTGTCGCTCGCGGCGAGCTGAAGCC
The Polyangium spumosum DNA segment above includes these coding regions:
- a CDS encoding response regulator, translating into MTKVLVFESDHAFAGELRTELGRLGCTVQVVDDGNAGLQLAASDRPDLILLSIELPRMNGFSVCNKLKKDPLLKDVPLVIMSSESTDETFEQHRKLRTRAEDYVHKPIAFGELLGHIRALVPIDATIEPDAIVIDDAEVIDEDEVEDVSEDAEEAAAPPEGGAEREIDDFLGGAFDRMMVDDDEEKTRAQVLPVIPPAPPAPAVAPPAPPPPAPVAAPPAPPAPPAPAAAAPPPAAPPRPTGSTAALPPRPTPAAGAPATTRSVPPPAATFRVSERPPAPQAADAAELERLRAELARSKDELTRNKDELTQAKDELTRSKDELTQAKDELTRNKDELTQAKGELTQAKGELTQAKDELTRSKDELTQAKDELTQAKGELTQAKGELTQAKGELTQAKDELTRAQAGSARVEVDVTGAQHELATLRDELARSRDEGTRLADELQASRADVARLEADLAKASAGSADVAKLKREAEELKAKLSAAIAATAAMQGGGNLTGTAALTATARLGGVSSREFLDLREALNKKDKEILALREQLSQKDKELIDLRDQALVLEREKADQLDRMIEFETAREQVEAELNKLRGDREALEQRVLNFQMLLERVEEKLAIRESELAAARLDREAAIAMREEQLRTSSETLAQAITDAETRTRASEVERLGKEHAAEITRLGEEHAAAIAKLRDEHAAEIGELSAEQGAELGKAREELGAEMTKLREEHAAEVAKLHEQHAAEVAKLREEHAAAHAAELEEEREVRKRALADQETASRAAAAALEARIAALGADVARLEEDLKKREEERAALAAEKETLVADAVNAASRLSRVRSRWDEDKLALERARESLMQAVAKIQEVESRTIDAD
- a CDS encoding cytidine deaminase, whose protein sequence is MTDPRTNIDWDALVRAALDVQTRAHAPYSAYQVGAALLTASGKVFAGCNVENASYGLSICAERSAIVQMVAAGERDPVALAVVTPGTSKLGPGATSPPIGAPCGMCRQTLAEFADDLPIRMSVAGDPSLTRTTSLAALLPEAFRARSG